The Sphingomonas sp. KR3-1 genome contains a region encoding:
- a CDS encoding 3-methyl-2-oxobutanoate dehydrogenase (2-methylpropanoyl-transferring) subunit alpha, translating to MSSERDRANLPPLALHVPEPRFRPGDEADFSDIVVPAAGATRRPDTADAAASFHELAYGLVRVLDDEGNAVGPWDPRLDADAKRRMLRSMALTRAFDERMFRAQRQGKTSFYMKSTGEEAVSIGAAMALAGDDMCFPSYRQQGILITRGYPIVTMMNQIYSNKGDPLQGRQLPIMYSSKEFGFFSISGNLATQYPQAVGWAMASAAKGDTRIAATWCGEGSTAEGDFHSALTFATVYKAPVIFNVVNNQWAISSFSGFAGAEATTFAARAIGYGIAGLRIDGNDALAVYAATQWAAERARTNQGPTLIEHFTYRAEGHSTSDDPTAYRSAGEPNAWPLGDPIRRLKEHLIALGEWDEERHAAQDLELAELVKRAQKEAEKNGILGHGMHQPFESMFEGVFEEIPWHLKEQQQQMLDEQKAAGL from the coding sequence ATGTCCAGCGAGCGCGACCGCGCCAACCTGCCCCCGCTTGCGCTGCACGTGCCCGAGCCGCGATTCCGCCCGGGCGACGAGGCGGACTTCAGCGACATCGTGGTGCCGGCCGCTGGCGCCACTCGCCGCCCCGACACCGCCGATGCCGCCGCCAGCTTCCATGAGCTGGCCTATGGCCTGGTCCGCGTGCTCGATGACGAGGGCAATGCCGTCGGCCCCTGGGACCCCCGCCTCGACGCCGACGCCAAGCGCCGCATGCTCCGCTCGATGGCGCTCACCCGCGCGTTCGACGAGCGCATGTTCCGCGCCCAGCGCCAGGGCAAGACCAGCTTCTACATGAAGTCCACCGGCGAGGAGGCCGTGTCGATCGGCGCCGCGATGGCGCTCGCCGGCGACGACATGTGCTTCCCCTCCTATCGCCAGCAGGGAATCCTGATCACGCGCGGCTATCCGATCGTGACGATGATGAACCAGATCTATTCGAACAAGGGCGATCCGCTGCAGGGCCGGCAGCTGCCGATCATGTATTCGTCCAAGGAGTTCGGCTTCTTCTCGATCTCGGGCAATCTCGCGACGCAATATCCCCAGGCGGTCGGCTGGGCGATGGCGAGCGCGGCCAAGGGCGACACGCGCATCGCCGCCACCTGGTGCGGCGAAGGGTCGACGGCGGAGGGCGACTTCCACTCGGCGCTGACCTTCGCGACCGTCTACAAGGCGCCGGTGATCTTCAACGTCGTCAACAACCAATGGGCGATCTCGAGCTTCTCGGGTTTCGCGGGTGCCGAGGCGACCACCTTTGCGGCGCGCGCGATCGGCTATGGCATCGCCGGCCTGCGCATCGACGGCAACGACGCGCTCGCCGTGTACGCCGCCACACAATGGGCCGCCGAGCGCGCGCGGACCAACCAGGGCCCGACGCTGATCGAGCATTTCACCTACCGCGCCGAGGGCCACTCCACCTCGGACGATCCCACCGCCTATCGCTCGGCCGGCGAGCCCAATGCCTGGCCGCTCGGCGATCCGATCCGCCGGCTAAAGGAACACCTCATCGCGCTGGGCGAATGGGACGAGGAGCGCCACGCCGCGCAGGACCTCGAGCTCGCCGAGCTGGTCAAGCGCGCGCAGAAGGAGGCCGAGAAGAACGGCATCCTCGGCCACGGCATGCACCAGCCCTTCGAATCGATGTTCGAGGGCGTGTTTGAAGAGATCCCCTGGCATCTGAAGGAACAGCAGCAGCAGATGCTCGACGAGCAGAAGGCGGCCGGGCTGTGA
- a CDS encoding protein phosphatase 2C domain-containing protein: MHFDLLQSLSLAGALSTPNDDRTGSARHHAWVIDGATDLGPPGLVGAQGGAAWLASVAQAGFTASTAGSIAAIYGEVAARILAAWASERTRDPEDRWEYPLASALAVRLGADELEIGWLGDCVGFHWPAGAGAVTRLGPEKEIRNSEAERAASLAEHGLGSPKRSEPILANLKSTRGRPGMRVLSVDPDHMAQVDSARIPVSSGDEILLMSDGYAALIDSYAAYDDAGLVAAIRARGLAAVAEELRAIEQADAACTRFPRFKISDDATALWLRIGG; this comes from the coding sequence ATGCACTTCGATCTCCTCCAGTCGCTCAGCCTCGCCGGCGCGCTCTCCACGCCCAATGACGACCGCACCGGATCCGCCCGCCACCACGCCTGGGTGATCGACGGCGCCACCGATCTCGGCCCGCCCGGGCTGGTTGGCGCGCAGGGCGGCGCGGCGTGGCTGGCGAGCGTGGCGCAGGCCGGCTTCACCGCATCCACCGCCGGCTCGATCGCGGCGATCTACGGCGAAGTCGCCGCGCGCATCCTCGCGGCCTGGGCAAGCGAGCGCACCCGCGATCCCGAGGACCGCTGGGAATATCCGCTCGCTTCGGCGCTCGCCGTGCGCCTGGGCGCCGACGAACTGGAGATCGGCTGGCTCGGCGATTGCGTCGGCTTCCACTGGCCCGCCGGCGCCGGCGCCGTCACCCGCCTCGGTCCGGAAAAGGAGATCCGCAATTCGGAGGCCGAGCGTGCCGCCAGCCTTGCCGAGCATGGCCTGGGCAGCCCCAAGCGCTCCGAGCCGATCCTCGCCAACCTCAAATCCACCCGCGGCCGCCCGGGCATGCGCGTATTGAGCGTCGATCCCGATCACATGGCGCAGGTCGACAGCGCCCGCATCCCGGTATCATCCGGCGACGAGATCCTGCTGATGAGCGACGGCTATGCCGCGCTGATCGACAGCTATGCCGCCTATGACGACGCCGGCCTGGTCGCGGCGATCCGCGCCCGCGGCCTCGCCGCTGTCGCCGAGGAGCTGCGCGCGATCGAGCAGGCGGACGCCGCCTGCACGCGCTTCCCGCGCTTCAAGATATCGGACGACGCCACCGCGCTGTGGCTGCGCATCGGAGGCTGA
- a CDS encoding alpha-ketoacid dehydrogenase subunit beta, giving the protein MNMIQAINSAMDVMMERDPNVIVMGEDVGYFGGVFRATAGLQAKYGKTRAFDTPITEIGIMGVAIGMGAYGLRPVPEIQFADYIYPALDQLVSEAARLRYRSAADFIAPITIRSPYGGGIFGGQTHSQSPEGIFTHVSGMKTVIASTPYDAKGLLIAAIEDNDPVLFLEPKRIYNGPFHGHYDRPAKTWADHPGALVPGGHYRVELGKAAVVRPGEAVTILCYGTMVHVVANTVEEMGVDAEIVDLRTLVPLDIETIEASVKKTGRCMIVHEATRTSGFGAELSALVQERCFYHLEAPIERVTGFDTPYPHSLEWAYFPGPVRIGTALKKILKD; this is encoded by the coding sequence ATGAACATGATCCAGGCGATCAACTCGGCCATGGACGTGATGATGGAACGCGATCCGAACGTGATCGTGATGGGCGAGGATGTCGGCTATTTCGGCGGCGTCTTCCGCGCCACCGCCGGGCTCCAGGCCAAGTACGGCAAGACCCGCGCCTTCGACACGCCGATCACCGAGATCGGCATCATGGGCGTGGCGATCGGCATGGGCGCCTATGGCCTGCGCCCGGTCCCCGAGATCCAGTTCGCCGATTATATCTACCCGGCGCTCGACCAGCTCGTCTCCGAAGCGGCGCGGCTGCGCTATCGCTCGGCGGCGGACTTCATCGCGCCGATCACGATCCGCTCGCCCTATGGCGGCGGCATCTTCGGCGGCCAGACGCATTCGCAGTCGCCCGAGGGCATCTTCACCCATGTCTCGGGCATGAAGACGGTGATCGCCTCGACGCCCTACGACGCCAAGGGCCTGCTGATCGCCGCGATCGAGGACAATGACCCCGTCCTCTTCCTCGAGCCCAAGCGCATCTACAACGGCCCGTTCCACGGCCATTACGACCGCCCGGCCAAGACCTGGGCCGATCATCCCGGCGCGCTGGTGCCCGGCGGCCATTACCGGGTCGAGCTCGGCAAGGCCGCTGTCGTCCGCCCGGGCGAGGCGGTGACGATCCTCTGCTACGGCACGATGGTCCACGTCGTCGCCAACACGGTCGAGGAGATGGGCGTCGATGCCGAGATCGTCGACCTGCGCACGCTCGTCCCGCTCGACATCGAGACGATCGAGGCGTCGGTGAAGAAGACCGGCCGCTGCATGATCGTCCACGAGGCGACGCGCACCTCGGGCTTCGGCGCCGAGCTTTCGGCGCTCGTCCAGGAGCGCTGCTTCTATCACCTCGAGGCGCCGATCGAGCGCGTCACCGGCTTCGACACGCCCTATCCGCATAGCCTGGAATGGGCCTATTTCCCCGGCCCGGTGCGCATCGGCACGGCGCTCAAGAAAATCCTGAAGGACTGA
- a CDS encoding DUF6504 family protein, with protein sequence MGAPLVTSLRNGSRIEIAAACPAAQALGLKPGMAVTQARAQVPGLDIRPADPAGDLASLKRLAILAARRWSPVVAVCGEDGLFLDLSGTAHLFGGEAAMARRIVRLLARAGFTARIAIADTPGAAWALARFRGSCICPPGEQARALAELPTPALRIDEAAAELLKRLGIDRVGQLSALPRAPLVRRFGSATVLRLDQALGRMPEPLDPVIPPESIAVQQRFAEPIATAEAIEHWLGTLVPRLAAALEAEGLGVQALECVADRIDGVPQRIRIGLARPNRDPAHLLRLLKRRIEDVAPGYGIDAITLHVRRAGLLGPEPVVERLDEEAAPDIATLVDTLATRIGQRRMWRMRPVESDVPERSQARMAVLDPPARGILRPRVDDVRQLDRLPDLHPWHPGWPKPARLLARPERLDHVMAELPDHAPRRFTWRGTAHRVIHADGPERIQGEWWKRGAERMSVRDYFRVEDEAGRRYWLFRSGDGERAVTGDLSWYLHGVFG encoded by the coding sequence TTGGGCGCCCCCCTCGTCACATCGCTCCGCAACGGCAGCCGGATCGAGATCGCCGCCGCCTGCCCGGCCGCGCAGGCGCTGGGACTCAAACCCGGCATGGCGGTGACCCAGGCGCGCGCGCAGGTGCCGGGGCTCGATATCCGGCCGGCCGATCCCGCGGGGGACCTGGCCTCGCTCAAGCGCCTCGCCATCCTCGCGGCGCGGCGCTGGTCGCCGGTGGTCGCGGTCTGCGGCGAGGACGGGCTGTTCCTCGACCTCTCCGGCACCGCGCACCTGTTCGGCGGCGAGGCGGCGATGGCGCGGCGCATCGTCCGCCTGCTGGCGCGCGCCGGCTTCACTGCGCGGATCGCGATCGCCGATACGCCGGGCGCGGCCTGGGCGCTGGCGCGGTTCCGGGGAAGCTGCATCTGCCCGCCAGGCGAGCAGGCGCGCGCTCTTGCCGAGCTGCCCACCCCGGCGCTGCGCATCGACGAGGCGGCGGCCGAGCTGCTCAAGCGGCTCGGCATCGACCGAGTCGGCCAGCTCTCCGCCTTGCCTCGCGCGCCGCTCGTCCGCCGCTTCGGCAGCGCCACGGTGCTGCGGCTCGACCAGGCGCTCGGCCGCATGCCCGAACCGCTCGATCCCGTCATCCCGCCCGAGAGCATCGCCGTGCAGCAGCGCTTCGCCGAGCCGATCGCCACCGCCGAGGCGATCGAGCATTGGCTGGGCACGCTGGTCCCTCGCCTCGCCGCCGCGCTCGAAGCCGAGGGGCTGGGCGTGCAGGCGCTCGAATGCGTCGCCGATCGGATCGACGGAGTGCCGCAGCGCATCCGCATCGGCCTCGCCCGGCCCAACCGCGATCCCGCGCACCTGCTCCGCCTGCTCAAGCGGCGGATCGAGGATGTCGCGCCGGGATACGGTATCGACGCGATCACCCTGCATGTCCGCCGCGCCGGGCTGCTCGGGCCCGAGCCGGTGGTCGAACGGCTCGACGAGGAGGCCGCGCCCGATATCGCCACCCTGGTCGACACGCTGGCGACGCGGATCGGGCAGCGGCGGATGTGGCGGATGCGGCCGGTGGAAAGCGACGTGCCCGAGCGTTCGCAAGCGCGGATGGCGGTGCTCGATCCGCCCGCGCGCGGCATCCTGCGCCCCAGGGTCGACGATGTCCGCCAGCTCGATCGCCTGCCCGATCTCCATCCCTGGCATCCCGGCTGGCCCAAGCCGGCGCGGCTGCTCGCCCGGCCCGAACGGCTCGACCATGTCATGGCCGAGCTGCCCGACCATGCCCCGCGCCGCTTCACCTGGCGCGGCACCGCCCACCGCGTGATCCATGCCGACGGGCCCGAGCGCATCCAGGGCGAATGGTGGAAGCGCGGCGCCGAGCGGATGAGCGTGCGCGACTATTTCCGCGTCGAGGACGAGGCGGGGCGGCGCTACTGGCTGTTCCGCTCGGGCGATGGCGAGCGCGCCGTGACCGGGGACCTCAGCTGGTATCTCCACGGGGTGTTCGGATGA
- a CDS encoding protein ImuA — translation MADPAVLKQLRETLSGLETGGFRRRPALPFGIEAVDSRLADGGLRLDALHEVAAGTSDMADDCAATLFLAGIAARAWGPVLWVIRRRDLFAPGLAQSGLDPKRLIYAEAKDDAELLAIMEEGLRHRGLGAVIGEAKRADMTATRRLQLAAEGGRTIALLLKRAAREGSDPIAMPSAAVTRWRVTCAPSTPLPVAGVGRPRWKLACARQKGGEGFEMIVEACDATGRCALPPVMAHRKAVAGGSAPRRAA, via the coding sequence ATGGCCGATCCTGCCGTCCTGAAGCAATTGCGCGAGACGCTGAGCGGTCTCGAAACCGGTGGTTTCCGCCGCCGACCGGCATTGCCCTTCGGGATCGAGGCGGTCGATTCGCGGCTGGCCGATGGCGGCTTGCGCCTCGACGCGCTGCACGAGGTTGCGGCCGGCACCAGCGACATGGCGGACGATTGCGCGGCGACGCTGTTCCTCGCCGGAATCGCGGCGCGCGCCTGGGGCCCGGTGCTGTGGGTGATACGGCGCCGCGACCTGTTCGCGCCCGGGCTCGCCCAGTCGGGGCTCGATCCCAAGCGGCTGATCTATGCCGAGGCGAAGGACGATGCCGAGCTGCTGGCGATCATGGAGGAAGGGCTGCGCCATCGCGGGCTCGGCGCGGTGATCGGCGAGGCCAAGCGCGCGGACATGACCGCGACTCGGCGGCTGCAGCTGGCGGCCGAGGGCGGACGGACGATCGCGCTGCTGCTGAAGCGCGCGGCACGCGAGGGCAGCGATCCGATCGCCATGCCCTCGGCGGCGGTGACGCGCTGGCGCGTGACGTGTGCGCCCTCGACGCCGCTGCCAGTGGCGGGCGTCGGCCGCCCGCGCTGGAAGCTGGCATGCGCGCGGCAAAAGGGGGGCGAAGGTTTCGAGATGATCGTGGAGGCATGCGATGCAACGGGTCGCTGCGCTCTTCCTCCCGTCATGGCCCATCGAAAGGCTGTGGCGGGCGGAAGCGCGCCCCGGCGCGCGGCCTGA
- a CDS encoding dihydrolipoamide acetyltransferase family protein → MARFTFRLPDIGEGIAEAEIVAWHVKVGDTVSEDQQVADMMTDKATVEMESPVSGVVVELAGEVGEMVAIGSGLMVIEVEGDVAETPVEEQVEAETPGVEEAAEPQETVRAEPVEAPQAASETPVESRPSTSSSRTEEVAEPVAHRQVLASPAVRARARDLGIDLAVVKADGNHIRHADLDAYLRYGSAQGYHAPHASRAREDQPIKVIGMRRRIAENMAASKRQIPHFTYVDEIDVTALEAMRGDLNDNRGQRPKLTMLPFLIVAICRALPDFPMINARYDDEAGVVTRHGRVHLGMAAQTDAGLMVPVIRDAQDKNVWQLAAEISRLAEAARTGKAKSEELSGSTLTVTSLGPLGGIATTPVINRPEVAIIGPNKIVERPVFHGDEIVRAKLMNLSISCDHRVVDGWDAASFVQAVRKLLETPVLLFAD, encoded by the coding sequence ATGGCACGCTTCACTTTCCGCCTGCCGGACATCGGCGAAGGCATTGCCGAGGCCGAGATCGTCGCCTGGCACGTCAAGGTCGGCGACACGGTGTCGGAGGACCAGCAGGTCGCCGACATGATGACCGACAAGGCCACCGTCGAGATGGAATCGCCGGTCTCGGGCGTCGTCGTCGAGCTTGCCGGCGAAGTCGGCGAGATGGTCGCGATCGGCTCGGGGCTGATGGTGATCGAAGTCGAGGGCGACGTCGCCGAGACGCCGGTGGAAGAGCAGGTCGAGGCGGAGACGCCGGGTGTCGAAGAAGCAGCGGAGCCCCAGGAAACCGTTCGCGCTGAGCCTGTCGAAGCGCCCCAGGCCGCGAGCGAAACGCCCGTGGAGAGCCGGCCTTCGACAAGCTCGAGCCGAACGGAAGAGGTGGCCGAGCCCGTCGCCCACCGTCAGGTCCTCGCCTCCCCCGCGGTCCGCGCCCGCGCCCGCGATCTCGGCATCGACCTCGCCGTGGTGAAGGCCGACGGCAACCATATCCGCCACGCCGATCTCGACGCGTATCTCCGCTATGGCAGCGCGCAGGGCTATCACGCGCCGCACGCCAGCCGCGCCCGCGAGGACCAGCCGATCAAGGTCATCGGCATGCGCCGCCGCATTGCCGAGAACATGGCCGCCTCCAAGCGCCAAATCCCGCACTTCACCTATGTCGATGAGATCGACGTCACCGCGCTCGAGGCGATGCGCGGCGACCTCAACGACAATCGCGGCCAGCGCCCCAAGCTGACCATGCTCCCCTTCCTGATCGTCGCGATCTGCCGGGCGCTGCCCGATTTCCCGATGATCAACGCGCGCTATGACGACGAGGCCGGCGTGGTCACCCGCCACGGCCGCGTCCATCTCGGCATGGCGGCGCAGACGGACGCGGGCCTCATGGTCCCGGTGATCCGCGACGCGCAGGACAAGAATGTCTGGCAGCTCGCGGCCGAGATCAGCCGCCTCGCCGAGGCTGCGCGCACCGGCAAGGCGAAGAGCGAGGAGCTGAGCGGCTCCACCCTCACCGTCACTTCGCTCGGCCCCTTGGGCGGCATCGCCACCACCCCGGTGATCAACCGCCCCGAAGTCGCGATCATCGGCCCGAACAAGATCGTCGAGCGCCCGGTCTTCCACGGCGACGAGATCGTCCGCGCCAAGCTGATGAACCTCTCGATCAGCTGCGACCACCGCGTCGTCGACGGCTGGGATGCGGCGAGCTTCGTCCAGGCGGTGCGCAAGCTGCTCGAGACCCCCGTGCTGCTGTTCGCCGACTGA
- a CDS encoding YciI-like protein: MHWLLRYTTAPDYLARRAAFRDAHLRLAWASVETGALLLGGAVGDPPESALLLFASEAAARAFAASDPYVANGLVTHWEVLPWNTVVGDQAANPVRPAA; this comes from the coding sequence ATGCACTGGCTGCTGCGCTACACCACCGCGCCCGACTATCTCGCGCGCCGCGCCGCCTTCCGCGACGCGCATCTCCGCCTGGCCTGGGCGAGTGTCGAGACCGGCGCGCTGCTGCTCGGCGGCGCGGTCGGCGATCCGCCGGAAAGCGCGCTGCTGCTCTTCGCCAGCGAAGCCGCCGCGCGCGCCTTCGCGGCGAGCGATCCCTATGTCGCCAATGGCCTGGTCACGCACTGGGAGGTGCTGCCCTGGAACACCGTGGTCGGCGACCAGGCGGCGAACCCGGTGAGGCCTGCCGCCTAA
- the rarD gene encoding EamA family transporter RarD, with amino-acid sequence MTSTTASGQASGQRGLALAIGAYGIWGVLPVYFHILANVPALQILSHRIVWSVLFLGVVVVALGRARGIRQAARGRTLLLLCASAALIAVNWFVYIWSVETGHVLEASLGYFINPLVNVALGVLVLGERLRRWQGVAIAVAAAGVLVMAVSGGGAILISLTLAFSFGLYGFVRKIVAIDSLGGLTVETLLLVPLAAGWLLYTGAQGTSGFGVSAGQNALLLAAGVITATPLLMFAAAARLLPLSLMGLLQYLSPTIQFFVALALGEPLRPIHLVTFPLIWAGCALYAWDSLRATRAPLPKTR; translated from the coding sequence ATGACCAGCACCACCGCATCCGGCCAGGCCTCCGGGCAAAGGGGCCTCGCGCTCGCCATCGGCGCCTATGGCATCTGGGGCGTGCTGCCGGTCTATTTCCACATCCTCGCGAACGTGCCGGCGCTGCAGATCCTGTCGCACCGCATCGTCTGGTCGGTGCTGTTCCTCGGCGTGGTGGTCGTGGCCCTCGGCCGGGCGCGGGGCATCCGGCAGGCGGCGCGCGGACGCACCTTGCTGCTGCTCTGCGCCAGCGCCGCGCTGATCGCGGTCAACTGGTTCGTCTATATCTGGTCGGTCGAGACCGGCCATGTGCTCGAGGCGAGCCTGGGCTATTTCATCAATCCGCTGGTCAACGTCGCGCTCGGCGTGCTCGTCCTTGGCGAGCGGCTGCGGCGCTGGCAGGGCGTGGCGATCGCCGTCGCCGCGGCCGGCGTGCTGGTGATGGCGGTCAGCGGCGGCGGCGCGATCCTGATCTCGCTCACCCTGGCGTTCAGCTTCGGGCTGTACGGCTTCGTCCGCAAGATCGTGGCGATCGATTCGCTCGGCGGGCTCACGGTGGAGACGCTCCTGCTCGTGCCGCTCGCGGCCGGCTGGCTGCTCTACACCGGTGCGCAGGGGACCAGCGGCTTCGGCGTCTCCGCCGGGCAGAACGCGCTGCTGCTGGCTGCCGGCGTGATCACCGCCACCCCGCTGCTGATGTTCGCCGCCGCCGCCCGGCTGCTGCCGTTGTCGCTGATGGGGCTGCTCCAATATCTCTCGCCGACGATCCAGTTCTTCGTCGCGCTGGCGCTGGGCGAGCCGCTGCGCCCGATCCATCTGGTCACCTTCCCGCTGATCTGGGCCGGCTGCGCGCTCTATGCCTGGGACAGTCTGCGCGCCACCCGGGCGCCGCTTCCGAAAACCAGATAG
- a CDS encoding GNAT family N-acetyltransferase — protein sequence MHRPLHWRAMTADDLDGVVAVAAIAFPEHPEGRACFAERLVLAPETCFVLADGATIAGYLIAYPWPLEAIPPLDTLLGALPDARDSWYLHDLALLPEARGDGHARAGLARLFAQVDAAVALVSVNESAAFWQAQGFEPHENPALRAKLSSYGPQARYMVRSVTNPG from the coding sequence ATGCACCGTCCCCTGCACTGGCGCGCGATGACGGCGGACGATCTCGACGGCGTCGTCGCGGTCGCCGCCATCGCCTTTCCGGAGCATCCCGAGGGGCGTGCCTGCTTCGCCGAGCGGCTCGTGCTCGCCCCGGAGACCTGCTTCGTCCTCGCGGACGGCGCAACGATCGCCGGCTACCTCATCGCCTATCCCTGGCCGCTCGAGGCGATCCCCCCGCTCGACACGCTGCTCGGCGCCCTGCCGGACGCGCGCGACAGCTGGTACCTCCATGATCTCGCGCTGCTCCCCGAGGCGCGCGGCGATGGCCATGCCCGCGCCGGTCTCGCCCGGCTCTTCGCGCAGGTCGACGCGGCCGTAGCGCTCGTCTCGGTCAATGAGTCCGCGGCGTTCTGGCAGGCCCAGGGCTTCGAGCCCCATGAAAATCCTGCCCTCAGGGCCAAGCTTTCCAGTTATGGCCCACAAGCGCGTTACATGGTGCGGAGCGTCACGAATCCGGGCTAG